One genomic window of Malaciobacter molluscorum LMG 25693 includes the following:
- a CDS encoding GspE/PulE family protein, whose amino-acid sequence MENLTHYILDYNFIKKYDLNALEQKLVLPLFEDDIYSNCAICNDSDISFAKKCFFNLIKFINIKKQNLLFYLSDFDKRVKLFDLSKKCIEQKDFEQNFIEEFFSLLLEFAVEKNSSDIHIEANEKLLSIRFRIDGKLKHIINFDIKLYKILSSFIKLKSNLDITEYRKSLDSRISQIVDNKKYDFRISIMPTILGESIVFRILENSDNKKTLSDLGFSSHIYKKLDNLRNLTQGLILICGPTGSGKTTTLYSLLENFDLENKKIITVEDPVEYKLEGITQININEKIGLGFSTVLKSILRQDPDIIFIGEIRDTLSLQIAIQASLTGHLVLSTIHSNSALNAINRLIDLNPQNFLLSSTLKYIFYQRLVLQLCPYCNFKGCKKCNYTKYKGRTTLCEFLEVDNKISSLISKNAALLEYKEYLKQNDYKDIYFDGKLKSKKQMTTLEEVYNVLGFENEV is encoded by the coding sequence ATGGAAAACCTTACACACTATATACTTGATTATAATTTTATTAAAAAATATGATTTAAATGCTTTAGAACAGAAGTTAGTTTTACCGTTATTTGAAGATGATATATATTCAAATTGTGCTATATGTAATGATTCTGATATAAGTTTTGCAAAAAAGTGCTTTTTTAATCTTATTAAATTTATTAATATAAAGAAACAAAATCTTCTTTTTTATTTGAGTGATTTTGATAAAAGAGTAAAACTTTTTGATTTATCTAAAAAATGCATAGAACAAAAAGATTTTGAACAAAATTTTATTGAAGAGTTTTTTAGTTTACTTTTAGAGTTTGCAGTTGAGAAAAACTCAAGTGATATACATATTGAGGCTAATGAAAAATTATTGAGTATTAGATTTAGGATTGATGGTAAACTAAAACATATTATAAATTTTGATATAAAATTATATAAGATTTTAAGTTCATTTATTAAATTAAAATCAAATCTTGATATTACGGAGTATAGAAAATCTTTAGACAGTAGAATATCACAAATAGTAGATAATAAAAAGTATGATTTTAGAATATCAATAATGCCTACTATATTAGGTGAATCAATTGTATTTAGGATTTTAGAAAATAGTGATAATAAAAAAACACTTTCTGATTTGGGATTCTCTTCTCATATTTATAAAAAATTAGATAATTTAAGAAATCTAACACAAGGTTTAATTTTAATTTGTGGTCCTACTGGAAGTGGTAAGACAACAACTCTTTATTCATTATTAGAGAATTTTGATTTAGAAAATAAAAAGATAATTACTGTTGAAGATCCTGTTGAGTATAAATTAGAAGGTATAACTCAAATAAATATAAATGAAAAAATAGGTCTTGGTTTTTCCACTGTATTAAAAAGTATATTAAGACAAGATCCAGATATTATTTTTATTGGTGAGATAAGAGATACTTTATCTTTACAAATAGCAATACAAGCCTCTTTAACTGGACATTTGGTTTTATCTACAATTCATTCAAATTCTGCATTAAATGCAATTAATAGATTAATTGATTTAAATCCTCAAAATTTTTTACTAAGTTCTACTTTAAAATATATTTTTTATCAAAGATTGGTTTTACAGTTATGTCCATATTGTAATTTTAAAGGTTGTAAAAAATGTAATTACACAAAATACAAAGGAAGAACAACTCTTTGTGAATTTTTAGAAGTTGATAATAAGATAAGTTCTTTAATATCTAAAAATGCAGCATTATTAGAATATAAAGAGTATTTAAAACAAAATGATTATAAAGATATATATTTTGATGGAAAATTAAAATCAAAAAAACAAATGACAACCTTAGAAGAAGTGTATAATGTTTTAGGTTTTGAAAATGAAGTATAA
- the mgtE gene encoding magnesium transporter, protein MQNEDPIRDPHELLESLDNLHPSDIAYSLKKIENESVDDFFYILKNLNEEVLGQVLLELPDNLREAAYNELSAEKLTEAVDELESDDATDIIQEIEEIDIDKAKEIYEGLEEEDRKDIDWLKRYEEDEAGAYMQTELFSAKISETIGESIKRLKHAKAEAELENIHQVFVTNDEKSLIASIPLEDLIIFDFDKTYESILNEAEEFKYKPFKVSDDTHIDEVAKNVEQYDLSVVAVVGYQDILMGRITSDDILDVIEQNATEQIYQLAGVHEDFEHEEKVINTAKKRAIWLFVNLGTAILASLVIGLFDKTIQAYVALAILMPIVASMGGNAGTQTLAVMVRQLALGDIELENAKDAVKKEVLISLINGLLFAVIMGLIAWFWFDQKLLGLVIGTSMIVNLFSAGFFGASIPLFLKKLNIDPAVGSTVLLTTVTDIVGFFSFLMLAKVILL, encoded by the coding sequence ATGCAAAATGAAGATCCAATAAGAGATCCACATGAATTACTAGAGAGTCTAGATAATTTACACCCTAGTGACATTGCATATTCTCTTAAAAAAATAGAAAATGAAAGTGTTGATGACTTTTTTTACATACTTAAAAACTTAAATGAAGAAGTTTTAGGACAAGTTTTACTAGAACTTCCTGATAATTTAAGAGAAGCAGCATATAACGAACTTTCAGCTGAAAAATTAACAGAAGCAGTTGATGAGTTAGAATCAGATGATGCAACAGATATTATTCAAGAAATTGAAGAAATTGATATAGATAAAGCAAAAGAAATCTATGAAGGTTTAGAAGAAGAAGATAGAAAAGATATAGACTGGCTAAAAAGATATGAAGAAGATGAAGCTGGTGCTTATATGCAAACAGAGTTATTTTCTGCAAAAATCAGTGAAACAATTGGTGAATCAATAAAAAGATTAAAACATGCAAAAGCTGAAGCAGAGTTAGAAAATATTCATCAAGTTTTTGTTACAAATGATGAAAAATCATTAATTGCATCAATTCCTTTAGAAGATTTAATTATATTTGATTTTGATAAAACATACGAATCAATTTTAAATGAAGCAGAAGAGTTTAAATATAAACCTTTTAAAGTAAGTGATGATACACATATAGATGAAGTTGCAAAAAATGTTGAACAATATGATTTAAGTGTTGTTGCTGTTGTAGGATACCAAGATATATTAATGGGTAGGATTACAAGTGATGATATTTTAGATGTAATTGAACAAAATGCAACAGAACAAATCTATCAATTAGCTGGGGTTCATGAAGACTTTGAACATGAAGAGAAAGTAATTAATACTGCAAAAAAAAGAGCTATATGGCTTTTTGTAAATCTTGGTACTGCCATTTTAGCTTCACTTGTTATTGGGCTTTTTGATAAAACAATACAAGCTTATGTTGCACTTGCCATTTTAATGCCAATAGTTGCATCGATGGGAGGAAATGCAGGTACTCAAACATTAGCTGTTATGGTAAGACAATTAGCATTAGGAGATATTGAATTAGAAAATGCAAAAGATGCAGTAAAAAAAGAAGTGTTAATATCTTTAATAAATGGTTTACTTTTTGCAGTAATAATGGGTCTAATTGCATGGTTTTGGTTTGATCAAAAGTTACTTGGTTTAGTAATTGGAACATCAATGATTGTAAATCTTTTTAGTGCTGGTTTTTTTGGAGCTTCAATTCCTTTATTCTTAAAAAAACTTAATATTGACCCTGCAGTAGGAAGTACAGTATTACTTACAACAGTTACAGACATAGTTGGTTTTTTTAGTTTCTTAATGCTTGCTAAAGTAATACTTTTATAA
- a CDS encoding BCCT family transporter, whose amino-acid sequence MKNKYITDYEIGQDNLQKFGLDVHNPVFIISALIVLAFVIVTLIYPSQAKDILDNAKLWSIIHFDWLFMLSSNIFVIFCIALIFLPVGKIRIGGKDSKPEFSTISWFSMLFAAGMGIGLMFWSVAEPVAYYTGWWYTPLNVTADTQKAQDLAMGATMFHWGLHPWAIYAIVGLSLAFFSYSKKLPLTMRSAFYPILGEKVWGWPGHIIDILAVFATIFGLATSLGLGSQQVASGLNFLFDTSKGINTQILIIIGITGIAVISVVRGLEGGVKVLSNLNIILAFILIVFLIAVGPTISIFKGFFETVSDYATNFVSLANFIDRKDQNWFHDWTIFYWAWWIAWSPFVGMFIARVSKGRTVREFLIAVLLIPTLITSIWMSAFGTTAINQVINHTGELANGLTDKSLAMFQMLESLPLSSITSVIAIFLVIVFFVTSSDSGSLVIDSITAGGKLDAPTPQRVFWALIEGGVAISLLYIGGKKALDALQAGSITTALPFTIILLIMCFSLYKGLKTELPTKPLK is encoded by the coding sequence ATGAAAAATAAATACATAACAGACTATGAAATAGGTCAAGATAATCTACAAAAATTTGGATTAGATGTACATAATCCCGTATTTATAATAAGTGCTTTAATTGTATTAGCATTTGTTATAGTTACTCTTATTTATCCATCTCAAGCAAAAGATATATTAGATAATGCAAAATTATGGTCAATTATTCATTTTGATTGGTTATTTATGTTATCAAGTAATATCTTTGTAATATTTTGTATTGCACTAATATTTTTACCAGTTGGTAAAATTAGAATTGGAGGAAAAGATTCAAAACCTGAATTTTCTACTATTTCTTGGTTTTCTATGCTATTTGCAGCAGGAATGGGTATTGGATTAATGTTTTGGTCAGTAGCAGAACCTGTTGCTTATTACACTGGATGGTGGTACACTCCATTAAATGTTACAGCAGATACACAAAAAGCGCAAGACCTGGCAATGGGTGCAACTATGTTTCACTGGGGACTTCATCCTTGGGCAATATATGCAATTGTTGGTTTATCTTTAGCATTTTTTTCGTATAGTAAAAAGTTACCACTTACAATGAGATCTGCTTTTTATCCAATTTTAGGAGAAAAAGTTTGGGGCTGGCCAGGACATATAATTGATATTTTAGCAGTCTTCGCAACTATTTTCGGACTTGCAACATCATTAGGTCTTGGATCACAACAAGTTGCATCAGGACTTAATTTTTTATTTGATACAAGTAAAGGAATAAATACTCAAATTTTAATTATTATAGGTATTACTGGAATTGCTGTAATTTCAGTTGTTAGAGGATTAGAAGGTGGAGTAAAAGTATTAAGTAATCTAAATATAATCTTAGCATTTATTTTAATTGTATTTCTTATTGCAGTAGGTCCAACAATAAGTATATTTAAAGGTTTTTTTGAAACGGTAAGTGATTATGCAACAAATTTTGTAAGTTTAGCTAACTTCATTGATAGAAAAGATCAAAATTGGTTTCATGATTGGACTATTTTTTATTGGGCATGGTGGATTGCATGGTCACCATTTGTAGGAATGTTTATAGCAAGAGTTTCAAAAGGTAGAACGGTAAGAGAATTTTTAATAGCTGTTTTATTAATTCCTACATTAATTACTTCAATATGGATGAGTGCATTTGGAACAACAGCAATTAACCAAGTAATTAATCACACAGGCGAGCTTGCAAATGGATTAACAGATAAATCTTTAGCGATGTTTCAAATGTTAGAAAGCTTACCTTTATCTTCAATTACTTCAGTAATTGCTATATTTTTAGTAATTGTATTTTTTGTTACTTCTTCAGATTCAGGCTCACTTGTTATTGATAGTATTACAGCAGGTGGTAAGCTTGATGCACCTACACCACAAAGAGTATTTTGGGCATTAATTGAAGGTGGAGTTGCTATTTCATTATTATACATTGGTGGTAAAAAAGCATTAGATGCACTTCAAGCTGGTTCAATTACAACAGCTTTACCATTTACAATAATTTTATTAATTATGTGTTTTAGTTTGTACAAAGGTTTAAAAACTGAGTTACCAACAAAACCACTAAAATAA
- a CDS encoding MerR family transcriptional regulator yields the protein MALLDNEKCVLPLSSIAELLSTKARTLKMYEDKGLFPKKEDQTKKLYSINDIRFIAFVHYLASVKKINANGIKYILEILNTNMDENSRNDFLDIVEGKLEKISTKDVHDIDNF from the coding sequence ATGGCATTATTAGATAATGAGAAGTGTGTTTTACCATTAAGTAGCATAGCCGAACTATTAAGCACAAAAGCAAGAACACTTAAAATGTATGAAGATAAAGGATTATTCCCAAAAAAAGAGGATCAAACAAAAAAATTATACTCAATAAATGATATTAGATTTATAGCTTTTGTTCACTATCTAGCAAGTGTAAAAAAGATAAATGCAAATGGAATAAAATATATTTTAGAAATTCTAAATACAAATATGGATGAAAATAGTAGAAATGATTTTTTAGATATTGTTGAAGGAAAACTTGAAAAAATATCTACAAAAGATGTTCATGATATTGATAATTTTTAA
- a CDS encoding cryptochrome/photolyase family protein, producing the protein MENKKTILWFRRDLRVEDSILLSIKAKEVLPIFIFDKAILKSLQKDDKRVDFIFKQIEKLKISLQKIGLELVVFYAEVVDVFVYLKSLGYEEVYASVDYDNYALARDKKVEELLTLHRLNDCYIYEPNEVLKADASAYVVFAPYYKLAKTLYTKEHALKYEFSNSKLSNFENIDKIHEIENQTIILKPFAIASINFKKNSIVYEDSKVKLSRLKDKIASYIERRDYVYEQATSNLSVDLRFGTISIRAILRELIKLKKLGFETEGFFRQLVFRDYYAYLLYHFPILHTKDFRKCINYEFNEDYYNSFITANTGIPIVDAGISELITTGNMHNRVRMIVASFFCKHLLLPWQKGEQFFAKYLMDYDAASNILSWQWSSSTGIDAQPYFRIFNPYSQSKKFDKDANYIKMHLPFLKDIKAKYLHDENFLFNNEIENYPKPIVEHKFASQRFLNSVRK; encoded by the coding sequence GTGGAAAATAAAAAGACGATACTTTGGTTTAGAAGAGATTTGCGAGTAGAAGACTCTATTCTTTTATCTATAAAAGCAAAAGAGGTTTTACCTATATTTATTTTTGATAAAGCAATTTTAAAGTCACTTCAAAAAGATGATAAAAGAGTTGATTTTATTTTTAAACAAATAGAAAAATTAAAAATATCTTTACAAAAAATAGGTTTAGAATTAGTTGTATTTTATGCTGAGGTAGTTGATGTATTTGTTTATTTGAAAAGTTTAGGATATGAAGAAGTTTATGCAAGTGTAGATTATGATAACTATGCACTTGCAAGAGATAAAAAAGTAGAAGAGTTACTTACTTTACACAGATTAAATGATTGTTATATTTATGAGCCAAATGAAGTATTAAAAGCAGATGCTAGTGCTTATGTAGTATTTGCTCCTTATTATAAACTTGCAAAAACTTTATATACAAAAGAGCATGCTTTAAAGTATGAGTTTTCAAATTCAAAGTTAAGTAATTTTGAAAATATAGATAAAATCCATGAAATAGAAAATCAAACTATTATATTAAAACCTTTTGCTATAGCATCTATAAATTTTAAAAAAAATAGTATCGTTTATGAAGATTCAAAAGTAAAGCTTTCAAGACTAAAAGATAAGATAGCTTCATATATTGAAAGAAGAGATTATGTATATGAACAAGCAACTTCAAATTTAAGTGTTGATTTAAGATTTGGAACTATTAGTATTAGAGCTATTTTAAGAGAGTTGATAAAACTTAAAAAATTAGGTTTTGAAACAGAAGGCTTTTTTAGACAACTGGTATTTCGTGATTATTATGCTTATTTACTTTATCATTTTCCAATTTTGCATACAAAGGATTTTAGAAAATGTATAAACTATGAGTTTAATGAAGATTATTATAATAGTTTTATAACTGCAAATACAGGAATTCCAATTGTTGATGCAGGAATAAGTGAGCTAATTACAACTGGAAATATGCACAATCGTGTAAGAATGATAGTAGCTTCATTTTTTTGTAAACATTTACTTCTCCCTTGGCAAAAAGGTGAGCAGTTTTTTGCAAAATATTTGATGGATTATGATGCTGCTTCAAATATTCTTTCTTGGCAGTGGAGTTCAAGCACTGGAATAGATGCGCAACCATATTTTAGAATTTTTAATCCATATTCACAAAGTAAAAAGTTTGATAAAGATGCCAATTATATAAAAATGCATCTTCCTTTTTTGAAAGATATTAAAGCAAAATATTTACATGATGAAAACTTTTTATTTAATAATGAAATAGAAAATTATCCTAAACCAATAGTAGAACATAAATTTGCAAGTCAAAGATTTTTAAATAGTGTACGTAAATAA
- a CDS encoding L,D-transpeptidase family protein — MRILGTFLLITTFLFADLIDVYRTQGIEAVKEKLESQLRSQTYWEKYLENKDLQYGYYESTKYLIVVDKYSKKLKLLKKVDNGFSQVANDSVIIGERPGDKKREGDLRTPIGVYKLTNKLTKLDPFYGPLALVTSYPNMYDKILNKNGHGIWIHGMPLNKDREDYTKGCIALDNVNLEKLEQNIDLTKSIVLISNKEIEKSTKEDISLILSSIYKWKDAWKNSDLEKYISFYSKEFKKSNGYDLDKFKQYKKRIFKNKEDTQIEFTNINVIPYPNSLNKKIYRVLMDEKYRTKNYKFDGEKELFLEIIDNRIEILAEG, encoded by the coding sequence ATGCGAATATTAGGAACTTTCCTACTTATTACTACATTTTTATTTGCAGATTTAATTGATGTATATAGAACACAAGGAATTGAAGCTGTAAAAGAGAAATTAGAAAGTCAATTAAGATCTCAAACTTATTGGGAAAAATATTTAGAAAATAAAGATTTACAATATGGTTATTATGAATCTACAAAATATTTAATAGTTGTAGATAAATATTCAAAAAAATTGAAACTTTTAAAAAAAGTTGATAATGGGTTCTCTCAAGTAGCAAATGATAGTGTTATTATTGGAGAAAGACCAGGTGATAAAAAAAGAGAAGGTGATTTAAGAACTCCAATTGGTGTTTATAAATTAACAAATAAACTAACAAAACTTGATCCATTTTATGGTCCATTAGCATTAGTGACTTCATATCCAAATATGTATGACAAAATTTTAAATAAAAATGGACATGGTATTTGGATTCATGGAATGCCATTGAATAAAGATAGAGAAGATTATACAAAAGGATGTATTGCACTAGATAATGTAAATTTAGAAAAACTTGAACAAAATATTGATTTAACAAAATCTATAGTCTTAATTTCAAATAAAGAGATTGAAAAAAGTACAAAAGAAGATATAAGTTTAATTTTATCATCTATTTATAAATGGAAAGATGCATGGAAAAATTCAGATTTAGAAAAATATATATCTTTTTATTCCAAAGAGTTTAAAAAAAGTAATGGATATGATTTAGATAAATTTAAACAATATAAAAAAAGAATTTTTAAAAATAAAGAAGATACTCAAATAGAGTTTACTAATATAAATGTAATTCCATATCCAAATTCATTAAATAAAAAAATATATAGAGTTTTAATGGATGAAAAATATAGAACAAAAAATTATAAATTTGATGGAGAAAAAGAGTTATTTC
- a CDS encoding M23 family metallopeptidase encodes MKIIFTLIIFLTSVFGLQVQELNWPKGDSFLTFLNKYNISNKLYFDLEKEDKELCSEIGAGTEFQLLLNDDGTLRQVLIPVSEEMQLHVYEDKKGEYKFEAIPIVYQEIDETIAIEIKRSPFQDILDATKNIDLANEVMRIYGKSINFRHIQKGDFVALRYTQKIRMGKYFGTPDVSAALVEVNGRKNFRLKNIHNDKYYDEKGKGYSRIYLFSMPVRYTRISSPFTTRRWHPVLKRYRAHLGTDLAAPRGRKIHAAADGRIIFRGRKGGYGNVIIIDHGNGYRTLYAHQNRFKSGLHVGSRVKKGQLIGYVGSTGLSSGPHLHLGLYKNGRAINPMKVFKRGKELILSGKQKATFIANTKAYINELENIIKDANRNLPTKLARKESFSTLQKN; translated from the coding sequence ATGAAAATCATATTTACATTAATCATATTTTTAACATCTGTTTTTGGCCTACAAGTTCAAGAATTAAATTGGCCTAAAGGAGATAGTTTTTTAACATTTTTAAATAAATATAATATCTCAAATAAATTATATTTTGATTTAGAAAAAGAGGACAAAGAACTTTGTTCAGAAATAGGTGCTGGTACAGAATTTCAATTACTTTTAAATGATGATGGAACATTAAGACAAGTTTTGATACCTGTTTCAGAAGAGATGCAACTTCATGTTTATGAAGATAAAAAAGGTGAATACAAATTTGAAGCTATACCTATTGTATATCAAGAAATTGATGAAACAATTGCTATTGAAATCAAAAGGTCACCATTTCAGGATATACTTGATGCAACAAAAAATATAGATTTAGCAAATGAAGTTATGAGAATTTATGGAAAAAGTATTAACTTTAGACATATTCAAAAAGGCGATTTTGTTGCATTAAGATATACTCAAAAAATCAGAATGGGTAAATATTTTGGTACACCAGATGTAAGTGCTGCACTTGTTGAAGTAAATGGAAGAAAAAACTTTAGATTAAAAAATATTCATAATGATAAATATTATGATGAGAAAGGTAAAGGTTATTCAAGAATCTATCTTTTTAGTATGCCTGTAAGATACACAAGAATTTCAAGTCCATTTACAACAAGAAGATGGCATCCAGTTTTAAAAAGATATAGAGCTCATTTAGGTACAGATTTGGCTGCACCAAGAGGAAGAAAAATCCATGCAGCTGCTGATGGGAGAATAATATTTAGAGGAAGAAAAGGTGGTTATGGAAACGTAATCATAATAGACCATGGTAATGGCTATAGAACACTTTATGCTCATCAAAATAGATTTAAAAGTGGATTACATGTTGGAAGTCGTGTAAAGAAGGGTCAATTAATTGGTTATGTTGGAAGTACAGGACTTAGCTCAGGCCCTCACTTACATCTAGGTTTATATAAAAATGGAAGAGCTATAAATCCAATGAAAGTATTTAAACGAGGTAAAGAATTAATTCTTTCAGGAAAACAAAAAGCTACATTTATTGCTAATACAAAAGCATATATAAATGAATTAGAAAATATAATTAAAGATGCTAATAGGAATTTACCAACAAAATTAGCAAGAAAAGAGAGTTTTTCGACATTACAAAAAAATTAA
- the folE gene encoding GTP cyclohydrolase I FolE: protein MVSEKEFEDSIKKILEYVGEDVNREGLEKTPSRVRKAFEFMCGGYNQDPKEVINSALFTSTNDEMVVIKDIEFYSQCEHHMLPIIGKAHVAYIPDGKVVGLSKIPRVVDIFARRLQIQEQLTEQICDALNDALKPKGVAVIIDARHMCMEMRGVEKICSTTVTSALRGLFKQNKKTKDEFLSIVSSSFNK from the coding sequence ATGGTAAGTGAAAAAGAGTTTGAAGATTCAATAAAAAAAATTCTTGAATATGTTGGTGAAGATGTAAATAGAGAAGGTTTAGAAAAAACTCCAAGTAGAGTTAGAAAAGCTTTTGAATTTATGTGTGGTGGATATAATCAAGACCCAAAAGAGGTAATCAACTCTGCATTATTTACAAGTACAAATGATGAGATGGTTGTAATTAAAGATATTGAGTTTTATAGCCAATGTGAACATCATATGTTACCAATTATTGGTAAAGCACATGTTGCATATATCCCAGATGGAAAAGTTGTTGGACTTAGTAAAATTCCAAGAGTTGTTGATATTTTTGCAAGAAGATTACAAATTCAAGAGCAATTAACAGAACAAATTTGTGATGCACTAAATGATGCATTAAAACCAAAAGGTGTTGCTGTGATAATTGATGCAAGACATATGTGTATGGAAATGAGAGGAGTTGAAAAAATATGTTCAACTACTGTAACTTCTGCACTAAGAGGATTATTTAAACAAAATAAAAAAACAAAAGATGAATTTTTATCAATAGTATCTTCTTCTTTTAATAAATAA
- a CDS encoding type II secretion system F family protein produces MKYKVVYQKDNKLHSKLVNEDNITFENLPKNSIKIYKRIDFTTIIRKKITNSQIYQLFYELDMMLQANININEALEILYKNRKEITLKRFCKELLDSIKSGKGLNIKYENYIIDKSIKKFFLLINKKGNINIAINTFVKLLQFELKMKNELKKAFSYPFILLLTLFFSFFCIFSFVLPTFETLLNSNSINANIATTLLFSLKNILENNIFLIFSSFLSVIFIITFFYKINTKFEFFIHKIIFTKILFISSLLKSFELYRLFIVINILQKANYEFHDTLNSANSLIKNKYVLDKISLIENLLKSGKTISFACEYSNLFDDIVLNLIQTGEKSNNMSVVTFEIEKIYKKRYENRVKSLSFWIQPFVFILIMGLILWLIVAIFVPMWSMSDMIKY; encoded by the coding sequence ATGAAGTATAAAGTTGTTTATCAAAAAGATAATAAACTTCATTCAAAACTTGTAAATGAAGATAATATAACATTTGAAAATTTACCTAAAAATAGTATTAAAATATATAAAAGAATTGATTTTACAACCATTATTAGAAAAAAAATTACAAACAGCCAAATATATCAACTCTTTTATGAATTAGATATGATGTTACAAGCAAATATTAATATTAATGAAGCTTTAGAAATTTTGTATAAAAATAGAAAAGAGATAACACTAAAAAGATTTTGTAAAGAGTTATTAGATTCTATAAAAAGTGGTAAAGGTTTAAATATAAAATATGAAAACTATATTATTGATAAATCAATTAAAAAGTTTTTTTTATTAATAAATAAAAAAGGTAATATAAATATAGCAATAAATACATTTGTAAAATTATTGCAATTTGAATTAAAAATGAAAAATGAGTTGAAAAAAGCATTTTCATACCCTTTTATCTTATTATTAACACTGTTCTTTTCATTTTTTTGTATATTTTCTTTTGTATTACCAACTTTTGAGACTTTATTAAACTCAAATAGTATTAATGCAAACATTGCTACAACTTTACTCTTTTCATTAAAAAATATTTTAGAAAATAATATATTTTTAATATTTAGTAGTTTTTTATCTGTTATTTTTATAATTACGTTTTTTTATAAAATTAATACAAAGTTTGAGTTTTTTATACATAAAATCATATTTACAAAGATTTTATTTATTAGTTCACTGTTGAAAAGTTTTGAATTATATAGACTTTTTATAGTTATTAATATTTTGCAAAAAGCCAATTATGAATTTCATGATACCTTAAATAGTGCAAATAGTTTAATTAAAAACAAATATGTTTTAGATAAAATATCGCTCATTGAAAATCTATTAAAAAGTGGTAAAACTATTAGTTTTGCATGTGAATACTCTAATTTATTTGATGATATTGTATTAAATTTAATACAAACAGGCGAAAAATCAAATAATATGAGTGTAGTCACTTTTGAAATAGAGAAAATTTATAAAAAAAGATATGAAAATAGAGTAAAATCACTATCCTTTTGGATACAACCTTTTGTATTTATTCTTATTATGGGATTAATACTTTGGTTGATTGTAGCAATATTTGTACCAATGTGGAGTATGAGTGATATGATAAAGTATTAA